From Moritella sp. F3:
CATTGGCATGGCTTGGTAATCACGAACAGAGTCATGACAAACTTCATATAATGCTGTTTGGAACGCATTGAAATCGAAGTCTGCTGGATTATCATCTGACTTTAAATCGACACTTGTAGATTTATATCCTTGTAACGCATTTTGAAGTTCGTAAGCAACCGAGTCAACAGTTGCCAAGGTGCATTCACTGCCACTCATCGCTATCAAGCGGCCGTTGACGAATAGTGCATTACATCTCTCGTTATTCTTCTCGTTATTAATTTCTAATTTTGAGATTGTTAGTGAGTCATTCATAGGTTTTTCCTAAGTTGTAAGTAAGGCAGCAACAATGTTGCTCGCTAGAAAAATGCCTGGGCACTAGCTATCGATGTTAGAAGTTTGAAGTTCAAACACACGAATAGAGATACACTCTCTTAATAAGAAAGTTCATGTCAATTCAGATGATTTGATTTAGGTGGTTTGCATTTGGAAGTGAGGGCTTTTTAAAGTCGAATTACCCTTGGACTTATGCCTTAATCATAAATTAATTTTGGCTCGTTGCAATAAGTAAATTAGTTAATACCGGTACTTAGGTGAATTAATCTATTTAAATCAATTGCATTATTTCAGAAATGCCTTAAAGTATTTTATTGAAATAAGTTATAGTTGTTATACAAATCGGAAAGGTTAATGCAATGGACCCAATTGATTATTTATGGAAAAGACTTACTGAGCCTCTGGGTGATGAGATGGTCTTGCAGGAAACTAATGGCGATGACGTAACGTGTTATTGCTGTGACCGGAAATCAAAATACTGGGCAACTGATTCATACGTTAACCGTCAAGACAGTTACCTTAAAATGGACGTGCCGGTGTGTGCGCCATGCAACGCGTTATTTCTAGGAACGCAAAGACTTGGTATTGAAAAGGGGACACCTGAAAAACCCGCAGGTTTCGGTAAACTCGGCATGTTAGCTGGGTGTGGTTTAATTGTGACTGCAAAAGAAAGTATCATTCTAACCAATCCAGGTTGGCATAAGCGTATCTCTTATTCTGATAACGTGTTGTGTCGTTTAGAGATGGTTTCCGGTAAAAGTGCGTTTGAATACACAGTCGCGCTAATTAAAGAATTGGAACCTGCAGACTTTCCCGTTATATACATTTCAGATTTAGGGCGTAAAAAGGCTGAACTGGTTAAAAACCTTATTTTGACGTCAGATAGCAAAGTGCTTATATCGTGCTCTGCGAATGGCGCAGCGCGAATCGATCTTGAACTACTGGATGAATTACAAACATTCGCGGTCAATGACAAAAAATCGTGGACCAAATTTAAAAAGTTTATCAATGATGCTTCGAATGGACGGATCTCTCCTAGCGATGAAAAACTACAAGAGTTTATGGCTAGCTCGCCGGAGTCTTTACGTCTAGCGCGACTTCTGCCTGCAGACCCACATGAGAAATTATCGTTAATGAGGATTGTGTAACATGTTATATGAATACATTTTAAATTCTGACTTAGATCCCAATGCTGTTTACAACTTACACCAAAAGGTCATGGATCACTATACGGCTGGTGGTGATGCGATAGTAGAAAGTGGAGGTAATAAGCGTCCCATCTGGCGCTCAATGCCTAATGAAAATGGTTGTATGTTGCTAGTGAGATCATTGGCTAAACCTTTATCTGAAACCCCGAGTATTTCATCTCGGGAACTACTACATACACTCAATGATGAAGTAAGATTTAACGTCCGACTGAGTTTATCTGAACGCAAGCCTGTTTTTGATGACAATAATGTGAAAATCAAAACCACTGAAAAGATAGTGCATAGAGATAATGTTCATCGGTGGCTATCTGATCTTCTATTCAAACATGGTCTGGAATTAGAAAATTGTTCGTTAATATCAGAATGCAAAATTCCGATGAAAAAAAAGAAATACTACATAATCGCAGCAGACTTTGTCTTCAATGCCAAAATTGTTGATCTTGAAAAGTTTGAGTATGCGTATAAATACGGGATCGGGCGCCAGAAAGCTTTCGGGTTTGGATTATTACTTGGAGGCAAGTAATGAAGTCAAAATTAATCGAGTTGGTAGATCTGGTATTTTCACCTGCAGGTATTTTGGTTACTCAAATGGGAATGGAGTATCGTTTTGAACAGCATCGTTATGCTTTAAATGTCTGCGCTTGGTTAACTGCAGATGTTGGTAATCCAATAGCACCTCCTGTTGCTTTGCTTGAGGGTGAAACAGGTATCGGTAAATCACTTGCCTATACGTTACCATTGATCATGCACTTATCATTGACTGGCAAACGTGCTCTTATTTCAACGTATACGGTAAACTTAATCCACCAGCTGACGCATGACCTTAATTTTATAAAAACAATCATGCAGCAATTGTCATTACCAATGATATCGGTGAGTCAACGCCTTGGTGTAACGCAATACGCTTCACCATCTATCATTGACCAGTTAGCTAGCGAATTGTCTAATGAAGTTATCAGTACTCAATTAACGGACTGGGCAGAGAAAATACGGACGTCTTATGGGCTTCATATTTACACTAGCTGGTGGCATGAAAATATCAATCTCGATTTTGATGGTTTAGGTTCCGTCAATTTCAGCTTGAGTGATACAAGTGTTGAGGATGATTTTCACTGGTACTGTCATGATTGCGAGCAGTCCCAAATAGCTCAGTTAGTTTTGACATCACACGCAGTTACCGTTTTAGTCAGTAAAGGCATGTCACTACTTAAAGCAGAACTAAAACCGTTTGATTATTTGATAGCGGATGAAGCAGACCAATTAGGTGCTGTGGCTGAGAGTTTGAGTGAACATCGAATGCAACCCACACGGATGATTGCATCTCTTAATCAGAGTAATGATGAAGTTAAATTTCCGAAAAAAGCACTAAAAAAAGCAACCGATGCTTTAAACGAATTTCAGTCATTTTTAGATGAGTTAGGCCAAACAAGTTTTGCGAATAAAGATCATGTGATTGTTGATAGCATGGTAAGTGAAACCAAAGACTTGTTAGCTAAAAAATCAAAGTTACTAGTAGCAACACTTAATCCGATTCTCGTTAAAGTGAAAGAGTCACAGAAAGCTGTTGTAATGGCTGAAAAATTAGAAACCTTTTGTGTAAGCTTAGTGCAAATGGCTACGCATTCAGAGAATGCCCCACAGAAATGTATCGCGTG
This genomic window contains:
- a CDS encoding type I-E CRISPR-associated protein Cas6/Cse3/CasE, which codes for MLYEYILNSDLDPNAVYNLHQKVMDHYTAGGDAIVESGGNKRPIWRSMPNENGCMLLVRSLAKPLSETPSISSRELLHTLNDEVRFNVRLSLSERKPVFDDNNVKIKTTEKIVHRDNVHRWLSDLLFKHGLELENCSLISECKIPMKKKKYYIIAADFVFNAKIVDLEKFEYAYKYGIGRQKAFGFGLLLGGK
- a CDS encoding DEAD/DEAH box helicase — encoded protein: MKSKLIELVDLVFSPAGILVTQMGMEYRFEQHRYALNVCAWLTADVGNPIAPPVALLEGETGIGKSLAYTLPLIMHLSLTGKRALISTYTVNLIHQLTHDLNFIKTIMQQLSLPMISVSQRLGVTQYASPSIIDQLASELSNEVISTQLTDWAEKIRTSYGLHIYTSWWHENINLDFDGLGSVNFSLSDTSVEDDFHWYCHDCEQSQIAQLVLTSHAVTVLVSKGMSLLKAELKPFDYLIADEADQLGAVAESLSEHRMQPTRMIASLNQSNDEVKFPKKALKKATDALNEFQSFLDELGQTSFANKDHVIVDSMVSETKDLLAKKSKLLVATLNPILVKVKESQKAVVMAEKLETFCVSLVQMATHSENAPQKCIAWSKIHRRASLAASNPFAGLSISRWINGISELQQPVRMLLTSGTLSISKKLGIERYNSLRIQLGIAQDQIGLHDRHSPNNYGSIKFVLADETTPNPFVGRDRERGTSDDASYNDGWLNYVVDMLVYSMKSGRTLCLCPSYKEVAELADRVTGAADIGFHLPGRSLVDLMNQLQRGDIKAIVSPSAWEGVSIRYADGSQLLECIMATRLPTAVPDGAVEAIFIAAYAERGYSPESAKAALHSKNRDIALRRFKQGLIGRGVRAIDDSIIALVADPRVGLNARYKLDGVIPERFFNDYSNADTFCSSTCETNITNHNQRNQEVLLWF